A genomic stretch from Lathyrus oleraceus cultivar Zhongwan6 chromosome 2, CAAS_Psat_ZW6_1.0, whole genome shotgun sequence includes:
- the LOC127123109 gene encoding uncharacterized protein LOC127123109 has product MDSDNSDNYDQEFWELVEEEFMNDSDEEQQLQNERRSGSSSRPKRRTTVDRGREEGHNRLFNDYFSENPIYTDVQFRRRFRMHRHVFLRVVDSLGNHDEYFQMRVDATGKMGLSPLQKCTSAIRMLAYGSPADLVDEYVRIGENTSIECLERFVKGVNVVFGAEYLRKPNNTDLEHLLQMGESRGFPGMLGSIDCMHWVWKNCPVAWKGQFCRGDHGKPTIMLEAVASQDLWIWHAFFGIAGSNNDINVLNQSNMFNDILEGRAPNVQYTINGTPYNMGYYLADGIYPEWATFVKTISMPQGEKKKLFAQHQESARKDVERAFGVLQSRFAIIHGPARSWHMDTLKHTIYACIILHNMIVEDERHTYEGNFDYSYDNMDINNSVTETFSGPHPNLATRLQRRASIQEKQVHRKLQRDLVEYIWERFGHEDDEI; this is encoded by the coding sequence ATGGATTCAGACAATTCAGATAATTACGATCAAGAATTTTGGGAGTTGGTTGAAGAAGAATTTATGAACGACAGTGATGaagaacaacaacttcagaaTGAACGTCGATCTGGAAGTTCCTCTAGGCCAAAGAGAAGAACAACGGTAGATCGAGGTCGTGAAGAAGGGCACAATCGATTATTCAATGACTACTTCTCGGAAAACCCAATATACACAGATGTTCAATTCCGAAGAAGGTTCAGAATGCATAGGCATGTATTTCTTCGAGTTGTAGATTCCCTTGGAAATCATGATGAATATTTCCAAATGAGGGTCGATGCAACTGGTAAAATGGGTCTTTCACCATTGCAGAAATGTACATCTGCTATTCGTATGCTGGCGTATGGGTCTCCTGCTGACCTTGTAGACGAATATGTTCGAATCGGTGAAAACACTTCAATTGAGTGCTTAGAAAGATTTGTTAAGGGTGTCAATGTTGTATTTGGCGCTGAGTATTTGAGAAAGCCTAACAACACTGATCTTGAACATCTTTTACAAATGGGAGAGTCACGTGGCTTTCCAGGTATGTTGGGTTCCATCGATTGTATGCATTGGGTATGGAAAAATTGTCCTGTTGCATGGAAAGGACAATTTTGTCGAGGTGATCATGGTAAGCCCACAATCATGCTTGAAGCAGTGGCATCACAAGACTTATGGATTTGGCATGCTTTTTTTGGTATTGCAGGTTCAAACAATGACATTAATGTGCTGAACCAATCCAACATGTTTAACGATATTTTGGAAGGACGTGCTCCCAATGTGCAATATACAATCAATGGGACACCATATAATATGGGGTATTATTTAGCAGATGGTATATATCCCGAGTGGGCTACATTTGTCAAGACTATTTCAATGCCACAGGgagaaaagaaaaaattatttGCTCAACATCAAGAATCGGCTAGAAAAGATGTGGAGCGagcatttggagtgcttcaatCTCGATTTGCAATTATACATGGCCCAGCGCGTTCCTGGCACATGGACACTCTCAAGCATACCATATATGCCTGCATCATATTGCACAACATGATTGTGGAAGACGAACGACATACATATGAAGGTAATTTTGATTACTCTTATGATAATATGGATATCAATAACTCAGTAACTGAAACATTTAGCGGTCCTCATCCAAATCTTGCAACAAGACTACAAAGAAGAGCAAGTATTCAAGAAAAACAAGTTCATCGTAAACTTCAACGAGATCTAGTCGAATATATTTGGGAACGTTTTGGacatgaagatgatgaaatttaA